The Benincasa hispida cultivar B227 chromosome 11, ASM972705v1, whole genome shotgun sequence genome has a segment encoding these proteins:
- the LOC120092221 gene encoding uncharacterized protein LOC120092221, whose protein sequence is MGLSSKWADQPSGPILNEIRSVRWFHLLCSPWVCDACGCVAMALGFRRSFKITVHAKICNLYIKLKATLKPPSGKLQRLLKLDKLLIGADSKSESWILVQRRRTLKSRMLSFVKKHLGCGRSKMPHAESENQSWDVGRMELRCVAFFGVGLGYLLALNTHIGLTNAIHPSFSSTIWVCLCLLLFVLWLHKCKYLYLWAILFLIALLPLFLLQLDKFVHLLHLRHFL, encoded by the exons ATGGGCCTATCATCCAAATGGGCCGATCAGCCAAGTGGGCCCATATTGAATGAAATTAGGTCAGTAAGATGGTTTCATTTGCTTTGCTCCCCGTGGGTGTGTGACGCGTGCGGTTGCGTTGCAATGGCGTTAGGTTTTCGGCGGTCATTCAAAATCACTGTTCATGCCAAGATCTGTAACCTATATATCAAGCTTAAGGCCACTCTGAAACCCCCATCCGGGAAACTCCAACGCCTCCTGAAGCTTGATAAACTACTCATCGGAGCGGATTCCAAATCCGAATCTTGGATCCTCGTTCAACGCCGACGGACTTTGAAATCTCGAATGCTCAGCTTCGTCAAGAAGCATTTGGGGTGTGGCCGGTCCAAAATGCCCCACGCTGAATCTGAAAATCAATCTTGGGATGTTGGCCGTATG GAACTAAGGTGTGTGGCTTTTTTTGGCGTTGGATTGGGTTATCTGCTTGCACTCAACACACACATTGGCCTTACCAATGCCATCCATCCCAGCTTCAGTTCCACTATATGGGTTTGCCTTTGTCTGCTCTTATTTGTTTTATGGCTCCACAAATGTAAGTACCTTTACCTTTGGGCAATACTATTCCTAATTGCTCTGCTTCCTCTCTTCCTCTTACAATTGGATAAGTTTGTACATCTTTTACATTTGCGCCACTTTTTATAA